The following are encoded together in the Blastocatellia bacterium genome:
- a CDS encoding DJ-1/PfpI family protein, producing the protein MKISFIIFNKMTSLDFIGVYDPVTRLKSMGFMPNLTWDVCSYEENPITDDRGLQFLATKVKKPLNSYDILIIPGGFGTRELKENSEFIAWIKTAKNVKLKVSVCTGSVIFGAAGFLVDKKATTHPIAFEELKPYCLAVENTRIVDEENIITSRGVSSAIDVGLYLVEKLAGKDVREKIATQMDYPYFYQK; encoded by the coding sequence ATGAAAATATCCTTTATTATTTTTAATAAAATGACATCGCTAGATTTTATTGGGGTTTATGATCCTGTTACTAGGTTAAAATCTATGGGATTTATGCCTAATTTAACTTGGGATGTGTGTTCTTATGAAGAAAATCCTATAACAGACGACCGAGGACTACAATTTTTAGCTACAAAAGTTAAAAAGCCATTAAATAGCTATGATATCTTGATAATTCCTGGTGGGTTTGGCACTAGAGAACTAAAAGAAAATAGCGAATTTATTGCATGGATCAAGACGGCTAAAAATGTAAAACTAAAAGTTTCTGTCTGCACAGGTTCAGTAATTTTTGGGGCAGCAGGCTTTTTAGTTGACAAAAAGGCTACTACACATCCAATTGCATTTGAAGAGCTAAAACCATATTGCTTAGCAGTAGAAAACACTAGAATTGTTGACGAGGAAAATATAATTACTAGTCGTGGGGTGTCCTCTGCAATAGACGTTGGGTTATATTTAGTAGAAAAATTAGCAGGAAAAGATGTAAGAGAAAAAATTGCCACCCAAATGGATTATCCTTATTTCTATCAGAAATAG
- a CDS encoding DUF4351 domain-containing protein, with protein MTERLDHDRLFKELLRVFFVEFLDLFFPEILQDIDKNSITFLDKEIFVDVTSGEKHEVDLVAKVKFLGKDAFFLVHLENQSEARGGFNRRMFRYFSRLLDLYELPIYPIAIFSYQEPKRPEIDNYKVDFQNFNVLSFHYRVIQLNRLNWRDYVNKPNPIASALMAKMDIKPTERAKVKLECLRLLVTLKLDRAKMQLISGFVDTYLKLNAEELKIFNQHIEEIIPQEKEQIMEIVTSWMEQGIQQGIQQGIQQGKTEEALWLVLRLLKKRFGAMDAELETKLSQLALENIEELSESLLDFSSYEDLTNWLNLHNKEG; from the coding sequence ATGACAGAGCGTTTAGACCATGATCGGCTGTTTAAGGAATTATTAAGAGTTTTTTTTGTAGAGTTTTTAGATTTATTTTTTCCAGAAATATTGCAAGATATAGACAAAAACTCTATAACTTTTCTTGATAAAGAAATCTTTGTAGATGTTACATCAGGAGAAAAACATGAGGTAGATTTAGTAGCTAAAGTTAAATTTCTAGGCAAAGATGCTTTTTTTCTTGTACATTTAGAAAATCAATCTGAAGCAAGAGGTGGCTTTAATCGTCGAATGTTTCGCTATTTTTCCCGCCTACTTGATTTATATGAGTTACCAATTTACCCAATAGCAATTTTTTCTTATCAAGAACCAAAACGCCCAGAAATAGACAATTACAAAGTAGATTTTCAAAACTTTAATGTCCTATCTTTTCATTATCGAGTAATACAATTAAACCGACTTAACTGGCGAGATTATGTTAATAAACCTAATCCTATTGCTAGTGCTTTGATGGCTAAAATGGATATAAAACCAACAGAGCGAGCCAAAGTTAAATTGGAATGTTTAAGATTGCTTGTTACACTTAAACTTGATCGAGCAAAAATGCAACTTATCTCAGGCTTTGTAGATACTTACTTAAAACTAAATGCTGAAGAATTAAAAATATTCAATCAACATATAGAAGAAATAATTCCTCAAGAAAAGGAACAAATTATGGAAATAGTAACTTCTTGGATGGAACAAGGAATTCAACAAGGAATTCAACAAGGAATTCAACAAGGAAAAACAGAAGAAGCCTTATGGTTAGTATTACGTTTGCTAAAAAAACGCTTTGGTGCAATGGATGCAGAGTTAGAAACTAAACTTAGCCAATTAGCTTTAGAAAACATTGAAGAATTAAGTGAATCTCTACTAGATTTTTCTAGCTATGAAGATTTAACAAACTGGCTAAATCTTCATAACAAAGAGGGTTAA
- a CDS encoding ankyrin repeat domain-containing protein, translated as MIFLKNKTFYQLTFALTLAFLCFPTLTSAQVFTESKSIKIPNKKAKTPKKAKTAFDSQLLKAVKSQDFDQAKKALEKGANVDVQDEDGNTSLILATNLEAVDLVSLLIKHNADIQIRNNKNRTAFSEFSSKQKMAFLVVEDVPSGRYPISPVIELLFVAAQNLPKEEKEQFALEAIFLGGRDPRILELALGLGIDPNIKLDLQGNTLLTNGWFTTPNMIRKLISYGVDPNTANNAGETPLMRVSSFFGSAFASTESIEVLISAGAQIDTVDSQGQSALLKAIKSNRIPIAVKLIEKGANVNLADSKGQHLFMLAMEKENPELIKALIKAGIDLNITNEEGRTPLMMLALVGKNELVEAFIEAGADINKQDSLGQTALMLAIDKYPYPETVKILVKAGADVSIQDLNGDTAISIADRDGRKEIVELLKQSVNN; from the coding sequence ATGATTTTTCTAAAAAACAAAACTTTTTATCAACTAACGTTTGCTTTAACACTAGCATTTCTTTGTTTTCCAACACTTACATCAGCACAAGTTTTTACAGAAAGCAAATCTATTAAAATTCCTAACAAAAAAGCTAAAACCCCTAAAAAAGCTAAAACGGCTTTTGATAGTCAACTCTTAAAAGCTGTTAAGTCACAAGATTTTGATCAAGCCAAAAAAGCTTTAGAAAAAGGTGCTAATGTTGATGTTCAAGATGAAGATGGTAATACTTCATTAATCTTAGCTACTAATTTAGAAGCCGTAGATTTAGTTTCTCTATTAATAAAACATAATGCAGATATACAAATTAGAAATAACAAAAATCGCACTGCATTTTCTGAATTTTCCTCTAAACAAAAAATGGCTTTTCTTGTAGTTGAAGATGTTCCATCTGGTAGATATCCTATTAGTCCAGTAATTGAATTATTATTTGTTGCTGCTCAAAATTTACCAAAAGAAGAAAAAGAACAATTTGCTTTAGAAGCTATTTTTCTAGGTGGGCGTGATCCCAGAATTTTAGAGCTAGCTTTAGGTTTAGGCATTGATCCCAACATCAAATTGGATTTGCAAGGCAATACTTTATTAACAAATGGATGGTTTACTACTCCTAACATGATTAGAAAATTGATAAGTTATGGAGTAGATCCAAATACAGCTAACAACGCTGGTGAGACTCCTTTAATGAGAGTATCTTCTTTTTTTGGCTCTGCTTTTGCGTCTACTGAGTCAATAGAAGTTTTAATATCTGCTGGAGCGCAAATTGATACTGTAGATAGCCAAGGTCAAAGTGCTTTACTTAAGGCAATTAAAAGTAATCGTATCCCAATTGCAGTAAAATTAATTGAAAAAGGGGCTAATGTTAATTTAGCTGATTCTAAAGGCCAACATCTATTTATGTTAGCAATGGAAAAGGAAAACCCAGAACTTATTAAAGCTTTAATCAAAGCTGGTATAGACTTAAATATTACTAATGAAGAAGGTAGAACCCCGCTTATGATGTTGGCTCTAGTAGGTAAAAATGAACTCGTAGAAGCATTTATAGAAGCTGGTGCAGATATAAACAAGCAAGATTCCCTAGGACAAACAGCTTTAATGTTGGCTATTGATAAATATCCTTATCCAGAAACAGTAAAAATACTAGTTAAAGCTGGAGCAGATGTTTCTATTCAAGATCTAAATGGTGATACAGCTATTTCTATTGCTGATCGTGATGGTCGTAAAGAAATAGTTGAACTATTAAAGCAATCTGTAAATAATTGA